A region of the Pempheris klunzingeri isolate RE-2024b chromosome 21, fPemKlu1.hap1, whole genome shotgun sequence genome:
CAAGATGAACATTGCCAAAGTTTCACAATGGCTTCTTTATAAGTCATGGTGagcaaaaatcaaacaaaaacaaaagtgaaagaCCACCTCTTCTCTCATCAAAACGTTTGAATAAAGGGGAAAAGTTGAAACTGGCCACAAGTTCTCCTCAGAGACCAAATCCACCAACTGGACTCAGTTGGGGAACGGGCAGTGGAAACTGAAGACCTTTTGTTCATCCTCTGACGAGTCGCCTCCATCACCCCTGTGCCCCCCCGTTGTTTATTTTAGATCCGGTTTCTTTCCATATTTATTAGATACACTGATGATACACAAGaacagtttttgtgtgtttagttttttttaagatgggTCATGTAATGCTGGTAGACACATTGACAAGACATAAAACTCTAACTCTACAGTCTATTGGAATCGTTCCATGGCATGAGACTGAAACTCTGCAGTGCACTGGAATCATTCCATGGCACTGGTTCAACTGGTTATTAGACATGAagcttttcttgttttggtCTTAATTCAAAGAGAAGTTCACGAGTACTTTTGAGTGCATATTTTTGTGCCCAAAAGCCGGAACCAGCTGGAACTGATGGTTCTATCGGGTTTAGTGGGAGGGATATACGTAGTAGTCTTTTAATTGGTTTTGTATAATAATTAAACCTAAGCTTTATCCTGGTGTTACTCTACTCCTTATGCAACTCAGATGATCAAAATGTTCAACATGTAACTTGAGATATATGTCATCATGTTTGCAGTGTTCACTGGCCTGCCATAAAAAGTGCCTGGAGACCCTGGCCATCCAGTGTGGCCACAAGAAGCTCCAGGGGAGGCTTCACCTCTTCGGCATTGACTTCGCACAGGCAGCTAAGAACAGCCACGATGGCATCCCCTTCATCATACAGAAGTGTACATCAGAAATCGAGAACAGAGCGCTCAATATTAAGGTATTTTCAGTCAAATATGAGAgatataatcataataattcTTAAGTTGTGTTGTATAATTCCTTGACGCACAAAAGCACACGCTCAGTGATGTTTATGGTTCTTTGGCGTATCCTGTATTCTGCAGCCATCATAACCCCGTTTCGTCATGGTGACGCTGAAATTCGCATCTAATTTTCCTGTGttgaatgcattttgtttttgtgctgtgaaGGGAATCTACCGCGTGAATGGTGCCAAGTCCCGGGTCGAGAAGTTGTGCCAGGCATTTGAGAATGGCAAGCACCTAGTAGAGCTCTCCGAGCTTTATCCCCACGACATAAGCAATGTACTCAAACTCTACCTGAGACAGGTGAGCTGCTTTTGAAACCTCATCCATTGTATAATAGGCTTTTAGGTGTTGTGAATTTACTTTCTGTCTGCATAGAGGGGTATCCAAACAAGGGCATGAGATGGTTGATTGTGTGCTCTCCAGAACAAAGCCACTGCAGTggtatttatttgtctgtttatttttggCACATAACACCCACCTCTCATCCCCCAATAGCTTTTCCCATTTTCTAATTCTGTCccacttgtttgttttctcacatATTTTGGTTGTCTCTATTTGTTATTAAggtgtttcatttgtttttctggttCATTTCTCCCTACTTTCCTCTGCAGCTTCCAGAGCCCCTCATCCTGTTCCGCTACTATAACGACTTTATCGGGTTAGCTAAGGAGAGCCAGCGCATCATTGTGGAGGAACTGGAGGCGCTGCGGCTCAGTCCCACCCCAGTGTCCCCAGCCCAAGTCAGCGTGGAGCTCAACCGGGTCCTCTTCAAGATCAAGGACCTGCTGAGGCAGCTGCCATCAGCTCATTACAAGACACTACAGTTCCTCATACAGCATCTGCACCGGTAGGGCAGCCTTAGTCAAACAACTCTGCCAACGCATTTCTGCTGAGTGCATTATTAAACTGGTCGTAGTACAGACGTGAATCTCTTTTTTGCCATTCGGTAGAGAgatgatatttttaaacatgtcaGGATTTTGTTGTATCTCTCTTCAGGGTTACCGAGCAATCAGAGGAGAATAAGATGACAGCCAGTAACCTGGGGATCATCTTTGGCCCAACACTGATCAAACCAAGGCAGGCGGATGCTGAAGTTTCCCTTTCCTCTCTGGTGGATTACCCGTATCAGGCACTCATTGTTGAACTCCTGATAAGACACTACGAGATGGTCTTTGACACCCCCCTCAGTCCCCTGAGTGGCACCTCACCTACGGAGACTGATGCCCAACCCCGCCATGACACCCGCCTCACCCATCAGGAGAAGGAGCAACAGCTGAGCAGGCACTCCAAGTCGCTGGGAGACATTAAGGAGGTAATTAgtaatttgttttcatgctaaagATTAGattatgtgattttatttccaCACAAGATTCTTTATCTTTGTCTATCTTGTCATTACAGCAGAGCTCTAAGGTGTATAAGAGACATTCCTCCATAATTCCTTCTTCACACTTATTGGCTGAGGTTCAGGAGACCCTGCCGAGCCTTGACGGAGGTGACTTTGAACCTGGTCAGTACTGTTACAAAGCTAGGTCATCACAATAGTGCTCTAGAAGTACAATTGCTTCTGGATGCTGATATTGTCCATGAATGCCATTGTCCACATTATATACTTGATATGTTAATCTGTAACTTCTTGTTAATTTTCCTATTTAAAGCTGATGAAGTGGATTCCGAGACGTTCAGTGAGGTTTTGTCATCAAACGTCCCCGAGGCTCCGAAACCTGGCGAGAGAGGCCTCAGTCGTTCTCAGCACATCACCGTCACCAGGGTCCAGCTTCGACACCCTCGCGGCAAACTCTCCTCCCGGCCAGTGAGCATGCCAGCTGAACAAATACTCAGCAGAGGCAAAGTAGATGAGAATAACACACGGAACAGCACTGACCAAGATGAGAGGAAAGCAGGTAGCTGTGACCAGTCCATTGAAGAGGTGGACGAAACCGAGAACACAAAATTGCGAGTGGGCACACATTATCGAAGTACATTTATTGACACGCAGACGTTACGCAGAACTTGGGACAAACAGTACAAGCATGAAGTTTCTTCTCGAACTGTCAGAATTGTTGCTAGTTCGCCCTCAGAGAGTGCAGCAGTGGACGCTAGCAATTTATCAACTTCTTTGCCACTGTCCTCATCAACTGTCTCTCTCGGAACTACCGGCGGCATTATTAACACCATCTACCCCAATAGACCTTACACCATTGCAGTGCGACCGAGCAGGACTTTAAGAAGGGAGGACAATGTAACCAAGCACAACCCAGTCACAACAGCTTTCAGGGCTCCTAGAACTCTCCAGCCTCCCCCTGGGACCTTCTACAAGCCCCCGTCAGGGAGCAAAgctaaaacactgcagaactgtgcatcagctaacagcgcagaggaagaggacgaggaggaagaggacgaagaggatgaggaggagttAGGGATTGAGATAGAGGTGTCTGTAGATGAGCCTCTTGAGGAAGACATTGAGGCCGAGCAGGCAGCCATGTCTCAGTCTCCCAGTTCTAGCCCTGAGGAACTTGGCCAAAACCAGTCCAAACCAGTGTACCAGAGACTAAGGCCCAGGCGCCTCCAAGAGGTAGAACATCGAGAGGCTCATTTTGTGTGATTATCTGACAGTCATGCGCTTTCAGAGTTCTTAAAACCAGTGGTCGAATGTGAACAATGTGCACCATGTTCTGACAGAGAACAAGTAACATCTGCATTGACTCTGCAAAGACAATTTCCAGATGTACTATATTTGTGGGCACCGTGTGGACAAGTAATCTACCTTTGGTCCTCAAAAGACAAAGATGCACTTAAAATGCTGTATATTTTTAACATGATTCAccattctttcattttccaatCACTTGCTCAGTACACTCTGGCACCTGGTCCAGAATATTTATAATTCTTTTTGAAACTGTGCAATTAcgtttttatttgaatattttgtacAAAGTTCTTACACGCTCATTATCTATGTATGTTTATATACCAAAAAACTATGAATTGTTACAATAGTGCATGTAGCCAcaacattgaaaaaaaagtttggtgCACTTATTCAACATCaacactctttttctcttctaaGTCATCTTTCTTCCTACTGTGAGTCAgaatgttttaaactgttaCATTTAGGTTATAATTAATCATTTTGCTAATAACTGTATAAATCAATATAATGACTTTGTTACACACTGTACCGGGTATCTGTATTGGCATTTGGTAATGTTATGAAGCACCAGTTGCAAAGGGTATACATCCACTTGTTTTTATACTGTTGAACTTGTATGGCATTAACTAGAACTGATCTGAAAAGGTTTTAGAAATGCCTCTGCATTGTATAATGGCATTATATCTCTTATTTTAAGAtaacattcacattttttaatagccaaagctgtttttctgaattAGTTTTATCAATAACCTAAAACTTACAGGTTCTTTGTAAGTAATAGGAagtaaatcatttatttaaatggtATCTGTTTTTCATGGTAATGTAAAAGGTTGACAGAATGTTGAAAAGTTCAATGTAAAAAAGCAggtacatgaaaacaaacacccTTTTGTAACTTATTAAAATATATCTGACAACTTCTATGATGgtctgttgttttggttttttttctttcggaTTGTGAAAATATGTTGGAACTTTATTTAACAATTATTTCCTTCATTACTTTAAATTGCGCAATGCTATTGTTTAGCATCAAAAGTTGTATCCACTTAATACGGTAAACTGATTGGCGCTTACTGAGCAAAATTAAGGCCTGTGATCATATTGATATGCtcaaatatatagatatttatcCTTTACTTGTGGTGGGATTATAACAGAGGTAGGATTATACAGTACACCATGGGCCAGGTGGTTGGGTCATGTAGGCCTCTACAAATGGATGAGAGTGTTAACAGACTCCCAGCACTGAGAAAGGAGATTAAATCAATCTGCTTAGCTATTCACAAGGTCTGGATTCTAGCTGTGTTAGCAACACTAAGGAGCACTCGGCAGAATATGTAGTGCTATGCTTTATTCATTGGGTATCAATCTACAGTGCAAGTTTTCCACTGAGGTAAGTGATATGTCACGCCATATAGCCATGCTTTGAAATTTAGACAGAGTGTATATGATTGATGTGGAGTAGCCATAAAATTAATGATAGTTGTTACTCACCTGGATCAAAGTTAAATTTGTAACATGCATACCTAATGGGAGATATTCAGTGTTATTTGGAAGTGACCTTAACCATAAATAGTACTGAAAGAATGTTTATAGGACGTAGAACGGTCTATAATTGTTATGCTGACCATAGGAAGTGTCCTGAGCTCATTAACCTCATTACGGAGCTATTGCTAGCCTTCCTCACAGGATGAATGGGTGCACACCTAGGCTGTACACAGGCTGTTTTCATCCACAAAATGTAGTTGTGCCAATGCAAATTACCTTTTAAAGTCACATGTTTTAGCTTTAACATGAATTAGCTTTATTTGGCTCATAAGAGTATTGATTGGATACAGGTTTGTTGGTTGGTGCCAGCCCCTGCGGGGGTGAAAAGGAGGAGCCATGGGGGCAGGAAGACAGGTCAAACTCTTGCTATGGAAGAACTGGACCATCCGGAGGAGGCAGAGGGTAAAATCCCCCCATTCATCAGTTGCATACTATGTTTAGGAGTTGCATTTCTTTAAAATGCGCACACACGTCATTCTTTGCAGATGATATCATCTCATTTACTCAAAAAGCTTTTTTGTCTGAAACGTTGGACCATGATCAGGTTTATGTTACGGAATAACCCAAAAGCACCAAAATGAAGTCGGCTAtcattttgtaatgtaatgtaaacagGCAATATGATGTAGGTGACTTGCAAAAGTAACGGAAGTCATAAGTCAGATTCCATGAAAATATCTTTTAGACGTACAGAATATTCTAGTCAGATTGATCAAGAAACTCAAAAGTCAAAAGTCTTGCTTTTGTCTTGTGATTTTTAGCATACCGTACATAACTGTAACTGCTCAACTATggatttattatatttctttgcTATAATgttaaatcaatttttttatCTAGTAACATTCCAACTCAGCAGGAACATACAGCACAAAGAGGAGATTTGTTATCAAGTGAGAACAAAGTTGTTGAGCATTACATGTATGCATTGTCTGAAGTCCACTTGTTTGCATCTTTTTCATatatcagaaaatggtgaatAACTAAATGTCTCCATCACTGCCCTCAAACAATGTTTAGAATAAATTCAGAAGTTTCGCTCTTTATCCAGGTGCGGTTCTTCATGGAGATCATGTGGCCTGTTATGCTGTTCATGGGACTAGTGTGGCTAAGAAGAGTGAATCCACTATACCGTCAACATGAATGTAAGCAAACAACTCTTTCCAAGAAATTAGCAGAACCATTTAAATCCGCAGAGAGAAATATGCTATCTGGTCTTATTCATAGATATTCACTAATGAATTGTGTAAAGCACTGAAAGCTAACCGTATCTCCTGTACCTCAGGCCACTTCCCCAACAAGGCCATGCCCTCCACAGGGGTGTTGCCATGGATCCAGGGAATCCTCTGTAATGCCAACAACCCTTGTTTTCAATACCCCACCCGTGGTGAATCTCCTGGCCTGGTATCAAACTACAACAACTCCATGTAAGCATCGCCCTGAGTTGGTGGAGGGAGGAAATTTTAAGTCAGATGTGTTGAATTCCTATGAATCATTTGATCTGAGATGAAAGGGCTGAATTATGTAATATAGTCCAGGAAAACATGTTCAAATGTCTGTGGATTACATTCCACTTGTTCTGAAGATTCAGTATGTGCATTCAATTATATTTGAATGTAAGTGCTGTTATTCTGTTGTTATACAAGACTAAATGTGTATGACTTGTTATTGATCCTGCTCCTCAGACTGGCTAGGTTCTATATGGATGCCCAGGAGCTTATTTTTAGTGACCCAGAGTTGCAGCTTGGTCGTCTCTGGAGGGAACTGACTGCTATGAGTAACTTCATGGACACAATGCGCACCCGTCCTGAACAGATCTCAGGTCAGTATCCCCACCTTTCATTAACATACCGCAAAAACGTTATTGTCTGTAGAAGCAAACCAAACATCTTTCTAGTTATTTCTGGTTTGTTGTTTTACTGCAAGAGATGTGACTGTCAGAATAAATATTATatgcataataataatttaaatatagaaATCTTAATATATAGCATCATCACATTTAGCATTGCAAGCTATTCTTTCATTCCAGGtatcttttctcctcctgcttttttATGCAGTTGTATTCTGCCAAGATATCATGCTATTATGTTAACATTAAGGGTTTTAGTGTGCTAATTATTAGGGCTATAATATTAAATCATGACTTTTAAATTGTTGGAACCATCATTTGGTCAAAAACTGTGTCACAGGCTACATTATACCTCACACATTTTcccatcagtctgtctgtgcatCTATAGCGTAACAGGATTACATCACATGGGTTAAAAGAAGGCCGTAATGTAATCTACTTACTTTCACCACCAGTGTGTTGTTTACTTGGTGGGAAAGCAGCTCACGTGTTCCCCAGCCATGCTCGcctctgagaggagagagaacataGAAACACTGATTCCATCTCAGGGGACGCAATGCAAACAATTTTCGGTTCATgtcaacatactgtatacatgaCATGTTAATCTATACTATAGGGTATATACGGAATGTTTCCGTTCCCTTCCCTTCTCCTAACATGAGGCTAGAGTGCAGTCAAGCCTGTGAATGATTACGTCTGGTTCTGCTGCCACTCTCATAGAGAAATATGTAgttggactgactgactgatatgGATCCACATTCCACAGAAGTTCCCATGAGCCTTGGGTGCTCTGTGGAGGCCAGTGATGGCACCTTGGATATTAGACATTCAGTTTTGGAAATACACTTTTTATTACTGTCTGGAGAAGAGTTACATGTGTTAAGATCTATAGTCA
Encoded here:
- the arhgap29a gene encoding rho GTPase-activating protein 29 isoform X2, whose product is MGDVENGSVLGLPLTKRSRSFENLSVESGGSGPEKDDPPGPSPPVRAEEVDRTLQRQDSGVESALLYAKAWSKYTKELLAWVEKRLSMDIECAKSYAKMAESAKTLASQQEFMPFREIYMTAFKNDTEYSQLVLHTAAVLQSNKFMQPLLARKNELDKLRKEVKEQWQREQKKMHEADSALRKARLLQAQRQEEYEKAKVSTSRLEEEQQIGGGGGAAAAKQLDKRRRLEEEALQKAEEAREHCKACQIDVGEKRVDLANTKSEIITQIREMVSQCDLTLKAVTVNWFQLQQAQVVSLPVNHQSLCENAKLYEPGQRYIDFVRSLPTDGPRLESHSFDSAVTPNTGMPFNKRSLTGSHSSHSNLSQVSVTSDLLGADDVDSPINAQHAKIAERRSNSSTDIQALRIQAPFRPWASTSQGGGMSSDSESAGGSSESRSMDSPTASPGDFKRRLPRTPSTGTMSSADDLDEREPPSPSDNGSSEMVIETASSPGPFRNTQMSKAAQTHKLRKLRAPSKCRECDGLVVFHGAECEECSLACHKKCLETLAIQCGHKKLQGRLHLFGIDFAQAAKNSHDGIPFIIQKCTSEIENRALNIKGIYRVNGAKSRVEKLCQAFENGKHLVELSELYPHDISNVLKLYLRQLPEPLILFRYYNDFIGLAKESQRIIVEELEALRLSPTPVSPAQVSVELNRVLFKIKDLLRQLPSAHYKTLQFLIQHLHRVTEQSEENKMTASNLGIIFGPTLIKPRQADAEVSLSSLVDYPYQALIVELLIRHYEMVFDTPLSPLSGTSPTETDAQPRHDTRLTHQEKEQQLSRHSKSLGDIKEQSSKVYKRHSSIIPSSHLLAEVQETLPSLDGGDFEPADEVDSETFSEVLSSNVPEAPKPGERGLSRSQHITVTRVQLRHPRGKLSSRPVSMPAEQILSRGKVDENNTRNSTDQDERKAGSCDQSIEEVDETENTKLRVGTHYRSTFIDTQTLRRTWDKQYKHEVSSRTVRIVASSPSESAAVDASNLSTSLPLSSSTVSLGTTGGIINTIYPNRPYTIAVRPSRTLRREDNVTKHNPVTTAFRAPRTLQPPPGTFYKPPSGSKAKTLQNCASANSAEEEDEEEEDEEDEEELGIEIEVSVDEPLEEDIEAEQAAMSQSPSSSPEELGQNQSKPVYQRLRPRRLQEVEHREAHFV